A region of Salvia splendens isolate huo1 chromosome 17, SspV2, whole genome shotgun sequence DNA encodes the following proteins:
- the LOC121774248 gene encoding protein SWEETIE-like: MAMVSNFKRELDSLHGLAAVLASLVSTSPKLPLGYPTRLPKSILDVCKKMLMKSSRNPIAASVEKEAGWNLLSSLLTSVSKEELHDQVFDILALWASTFSGNTKNPMNLVQDRTSEIGVWSAAIDALMSCIKCFLSSDPVDTILLQPVLLYLNGALSFVSQLAGKERGGASSSMDVFIVRVLSAYQALSDPSLYESDHASIIQICTTPFREASRCDESSCLRMLLDKRDAWLGPWTPGRDWFEDELRSFQGGKDGVLTCVWENEPPSFPQPETISKMLVNQMLLSFGTMFASQDSRGMLSFLGMIDQCLKAGKRQSWHAASVTNICVGLLAGLKTLLAQRSEPLGMEILTATQSIFQSILAEGDICASQRRASSEGLGLLARLGNDTFTARLTKQLLGDVTGNVDSHYSGSIALALGCIHCSAGGMALSSLVPNTVNVVSSLAKSSISSLQIWSLHGLLLTIEAAGLSYVSQVQATLGLAMEIILSEGSGWVDLQQAVGRLINAIVAVTGPELAPGSVFFSRCKSAVAEISSSQETATLLESVRFTQQLVLFAPQAVPVHSHVLTLLPTLSSRQPTLRHLALSTLRHLIEKDPVSIIDEQIEETLFYMLDEETDPEIGNLARSTIMRLLHASCPSRPSRWLSICRKMILSTSRHNTGNSNNTTNDSTGMDGERTLSVGDDDESMVSSSKPSPNRGHAFDYSSPNFSRDKHLRYRTRVFAAECLNHLPEAVGDNPAHFDLSLARAQHAKGHLSGDWLVLQLQEIISLAYQISTIQLEKMRPIGVTLLCTIMDKFAAIPDPELPDHLLVEQYQAQLVSAVRSALDSLSGPILLEAGLQLATKMLTSGIISRDQVAVKRIFSLISRPLDDFNDLFYPSYAEWVSCKIKVRLLMVYASLKCYMFASLREQGDEISDEYLALLPLFAKSSSTLGTYWLSFLKDYNIVHFHLRLDNWEPFLDGIQSSVVSAELHPCLEEAWPVILQALVLDAVPANSDLIESPPTDRIENIHTSGHGMVEFQIDDFNFLWGFLLLILFQEQDVTPRDNIIPVCQIKSNFSSKILADDSSSSSSLKNIFSSVFQFMSTKSFFSSGYLSLDVCTELLKVFSYLVFEEDRWDYLAVFFLSQVIQNCPNEFLLVESFTYLATELCLTSLFKVLLSCDGSCQKPSGWEGDISVALNAASTLLVRSEAKMQLKLLLPFLLIAYKCIGEASTEMALSRITYFSQTITSSLKKLGQSELEADGVTHFVSITRASVDATVSLTNDCVQAIHQLEEKRSNLRKMLLLKLSYSVEQLFTYATLVYTFEGPRERQEMNPVFYRVLHHSIECARAVLTDPDIQIQAVVLQVVKVMLQKRIGAESDPFLIFYLGELVGDIFVILHNILENPINREAVAIAGECLKFLMLLQTVSKECDYEKGLIHLILESVLMIFATSDSSLSPEAHDLQSIAVKLVAQLAQTPSSASSVKDILLAMPTTRRQQLQDIIRASVVQDKNPQPMASTGPPLVIKLPSQTPQIVMKNPVPLADPPEESNNSSVEDEDEEDEEDDWDTFQSFPASGNETAPALERSPSISGDDTAPALERSPSISGDDTAPALERSPSISGNNSGENSDDQGHSPSTKEGSNTEDHEFGEAASTSYIPDGNDQIENSQRPQDGSSDHQQSVVVFPGADEVLPNIQSDQIENQHTSPSVKSPKKEDNQTVLDVQCIDSTDSYENPSNELCLGISLTLEQCSQPTELSADNDEPSIEHPLEENNNIDQNISVVSTDDSEDASAVEESNSGHHEKTSNLYEQPSLAPNDSENGSTMLARE, translated from the exons ATGGCGATG GTATCCAACTTTAAAAGGGAGCTTGATTCGCTGCATGGGCTAGCAGCAGTTTTGGCTTCGTTAGTGTCCACTTCACCAAAGTTACCACTTGGATATCCAACCAG GTTGCCCAAATCTATCCTTGATGTTTGCAAGAAGATGCTGATGAAATCCAGCAGGAACCCTATAGCAGCTTCTGTAGAAAAAGAAGCTGGGTGGAACCTTCTATCGTCACTATTGACTTCTGTGTCAAAAGAG GAGCTTCATGACCAAGTTTTTGACATTCTTGCCTTATGGGCTTCCACATTCAGTGGAAATACTAAAAATCCAATGAACCTAGTTCAAGATCGCACATCAGAAATAGG AGTGTGGTCTGCTGCCATTGATGCTCTTATGTCATGCATAaaatgttttctttcttctGATCCTGTGGATACAATATTGCTGCAACCTGTTCTTCTATACCTCAACGG AGCATTGTCCTTTGTATCCCAGTTAGCAGGCAAAGAACGAGGTGGAGCAAGTTCTTCAATGGACGTATTTATTGTTAGGGTGTTGTCAGCCTATCAAGCACTCTCAGATCCATCTTTATATGAAAGTGATCATGCATCAATTATTCAGATATGCACTACCCCTTTTAG GGAAGCGTCCAGATGTGATGAAAGCTCTTGTCTGAGGATGTTGTTAGACAAGAGAGATGCCTGGTTAGGTCCTTGGACTCCTGGAAG AGATTGGTTTGAAGATGAACTTCGTTCATTTCAAGGGGGCAAAGATGGTGTACTGACATGTGTTTGGGAAAATGAGCCTCCTAGTTTTCCCCAG CCTGAGACCATAAGCAAGATGCTGGTCAATCAGATGCTTCTGTCGTTCGGAACCATGTTTGCTTCTCAG GATAGTAGAGGGATGCTCTCCTTTCTTGGCATGATTGATCAATGTCTGAAAGCTGGAAAAAGACAGTCTTGGCATGCAGCCAGTGTCACCAATATTTGTGTGGGGTTACTGGCTGGACTCAAG ACATTGCTTGCTCAACGCTCTGAACCCCTGGGGATGGAGATACTGACTGCTACTCAGTCAATTTTTCAG AGTATTTTAGCAGAAGGTGACATTTGTGCATCGCAACGAAGAGCATCATCAGAAGGGCTTGGTTTATTAGCACGGCTAGGAAATGATACATTTACTGCCAGATTG ACAAAACAACTTCTTGGTGATGTAACCGGCAATGTAGATTCTCACTATTCTGGATCAATTGCTCTCGCTCTTGGTTGCATACATTGCAG TGCAGGAGGAATGGCCTTGTCAAGTTTGGTTCCTAACACGGTCAATGTTGTCTCATCGCTTGCTAAAAGTTCAATATCAAGTTTACAGATCTGGTCCTTGCATGGACTTCTTTTGACCATTGAAGCAGCCGGCTTGTCTTATGTGTCCCAGGTTCAG GCAACACTTGGCCTGGcaatggaaattattttatcaGAGGGGAGTGGTTGGGTTGACCTGCAGCAGGCAGTGGGCCGCCTAATTAATGCTATAGTTGCAGTCACAGGTCCGGAGCTTGCCCCTGGGAGTGTATTTTTTTCTCGCTGCAAG TCAGCTGTTGCAGAGATCAGCTCCTCCCAAGAGACCGCAACACTTCTCGA GAGTGTCCGCTTCACACAACAACTCGTTCTTTTTGCACCTCAAGCAGTTCCTGTACATTCTCATGTGCTAACTCTCCTTCCAACTTTATCCTCAAGACAG CCGACTTTGAGACATCTAGCTTTGTCCACACTGCGACACCTCATAGAAAAGGATCCG GTGTCCATAATTGATGAACAAATAGAAGAAACTTTGTTCTACATGTTGGATGAGGAAACTGACCCAGA GATTGGCAATTTAGCTCGTAGTACGATTATGAGATTACTCCATGCATCATGCCCTTCACGTCCATCCCGTTGGTTGTCAATATGCCGCAAGATG ATTCTTTCTACATCAAGACATAATACAGGCAATAGCAACAATACAACGAATGATTCAACTGGTATGGATGGTGAAAGAACCTTGAGTGTTGGGGATGATGATGAGAGCATGGTCTCTAGCTCCAAACCATCTCCAAATCGTGGCCATGCATTTGACTATTCTAGCCCCAACTTTTCAAGGGATAAGCACCTCAGATATCGAACAAGAGTTTTCGCTGCTGA GTGCTTGAATCACCTTCCTGAAGCTGTTGGTGACAATCCTGCTCACTTTGACCTCTCGTTGGCGAGGGCACAACATGCTAAGGGACATCTTTCAGGAGACTGGCTGGTTCTTCAATTGCAAGAGATCATTTCTCTTGCTTATCAG ATAAGTACCATCCAGTTAGAGAAAATGCGGCCAATAGGTGTTACACTTCTGTGTACAATAATGGATAAG TTTGCAGCAATTCCGGACCCTGAGCTCCCCGATCACCTCCTTGTGGAACAGTATCAG GCCCAACTGGTGTCCGCTGTCCGAAGTGCTTTGGACTCATTATCAGGCCCAATTTTACTGGAAGCAGGCCTGCAATTAGCCACTAAG ATGCTAACTAGTGGAATTATTAGCCGAGATCAAGTTGCAGTCAAGAGAATATTTTCATTGATTTCACGCCCATTGGATGACTTCAATGATCTTTTCTATCCTTCATATGCCGAATGGGTGTCATGCAAG ATAAAAGTCAGGCTTCTCATGGTCTATGCATCTCTTAAATGTTACATGTTTGCATCCTTAAGGGAACAAGGTGATGAAATTTCCGATGAGTATCTAGCTCTGTTGCCACTGTTCGCTAAGAGTTCAAGCACACTAGGAACATATTGGCTTTCCTTTTTAAAGGACTACAACATTGTTCATTTCCACTTACGTTTGGATAAT TGGGAGCCATTTCTTGATGGAATCCAATCATCAGTTGTATCAGCTGAGCTGCACCCATGTCTAGAAGAAGCTTGGCCTGTAATTCTACAAGCACTGGTGTTGGACGCAGTTCCTGCAAattctgatttgattgaatCTCCTCCAACAGATAGAATAGAAAATATTCATACGTCTGGACACGGCATGGTGGAGTTTCAGATTGATGATTTCAACTTTTTGTGGGGTTTCCTACTACTGATTCTGTTTCAGGAGCAAGATGTTACACCCAGAGATAATATTATACCAGTTTGTCAAATAAAATCCAATTTCAGCAGTAAAATCTTAGCCGATGACTCCAGTTCTTCTTCAAGTTTGAAGAATATTTTCTCCTCTGTCTTTCAATTTATGTCCACCAAAAGTTTCTTCAGTTCTGGATATCTCAGTTTGGATGTGTGCACAGAATTACTGAAG GTATTCTCATATCTAGTTTTTGAGGAAGATAGATGGGATTATCTTGCAGTCTTCTTTCTATCACAG GTTATTCAGAACTGTCCTAATGAGTTCCTTTTAGTGGAGAGTTTCACGTATTTGGCAACAGAACTATGTCTAACTTCTCTCTTTAAAGTGCTATTAAG TTGTGATGGGAGTTGTCAGAAACCGTCAGGCTGGGAAGGAGATATTTCTGTTGCACTTAATGCTGCTTCAACTCTATTAGTACGCTCTGAAGCTAAG ATGCAGCTAAAGTTATTGTTGCCCTTTCTCCTTATTGCTTACAAGTGCATCGGAGAAGCATCAACTGAGATGGCCCTTTCAAGAATAACCTACTTTAGCCAGACTATTACTTCTTCATTGAAAAAACTCG GACAATCTGAACTTGAGGCTGATGGCGTTACACACTTTGTATCAATAACCAGAGCTAGTGTAGATGCAACAGTTAGTCTGACTAATGACTGTGTCCAAGCAATTCATCAACTAGAAGAGAAGAGGTCCAACCTGCGCAAGATGCTGCTGTTGAAGCTTTCCTATTCAGTGGAACAGCTTTTTACTTATGCCACTCTAGTTTATACTTTCGAAGGTCCTAGAGAGAGACAAGAAATGAATCCTGTCTTTTATAGAGTTTTGCATCATAGTATTGAGTGTGCCCGAGCTGTGCTTACTGATCCTGACATACAG ATTCAAGCAGTTGTCTTGCAAGTTGTGAAAGTCATGCTGCAAAAGAGAATCGGTGCAGAATCTGATCCTTTCTTAATTTTCTACCTTGGGGAGCTTGTCGGCGATATATTTGTCATTCTCCACAACATTTTAGAG AACCCTATTAACAGAGAAGCAGTTGCTATTGCTGGGGAGTGTCTCAAATTTCTAATGCTTCTTCAGACAGTGTCAAAAGAGTGTGATTATGAGAAAGGCCTAATACATCTTATTCTGGAATCTGTTCTGATGATATTTGCGACATCTGATAGCTCTCTTTCTCCG GAGGCTCATGATTTACAGAGCATTGCTGTTAAGCTTGTCGCACAACTTGCTCAAACTCCTAGTTCAGCATCTTCTGTCAAGGATATTCTTTTGGCAATGCCTACTACACGAAGACAGCAGCTTCAG GATATAATCCGTGCTTCTGTTGTCCAAGATAAGAACCCACAACCCATGGCATCCACTGGACCACCCCTAGTGATAAAGTTACCTTCACAGACTCCGCAAATTGTAATGAAGAATCCTGTTCCATTAGCAGACCCCCCAGAGGAGTCTAATAACAGTAGTGTGGAAGACGAAGATGAGGAAGATGAGGAAGATGATTGGGACACTTTCCAGTCTTTTCCAGCTTCAGGCAATGAAACTGCTCCGGCTCTGGAAAGATCTCCATCCATCTCGGGCGATGACACTGCTCCAGCTCTGGAAAGATCTCCATCCATCTCAGGCGATGACACTGCTCCAGCTCTGGAAAGATCTCCATCCATCTCAGGCAATAACAGTGGAGAAAACAGTGATGACCAAGGGCACTCTCCTAGCACTAAAGAGGGCTCCAACACAGAAGATCATGAGTTTGGTGAAGCTGCAAGTACGTCTTATATACCCGATGGTAACGATCAGATAGAAAATAGCCAGAGACCTCAAGATGGTTCTAGCGATCATCAGCAGTCTGTTGTGGTGTTTCCAGGTGCAGATGAAGTGCTGCCTAATAT
- the LOC121774249 gene encoding ubiquitin receptor RAD23d-like, which produces MDQKLKVNSVGVYDQAASNLVAVTNLDGTVQQILDMGGGSWDRDTVIRALQAAYNNPERAVEYLYSGIPEQAEVAPVAQPPAGAQPVVTSIYDTQPAVPSGGPNANPLDLFPQGLPTMGSNAGAGSLDFLRNSQQFQALRAVVQANPQILQPMLQELGKQNPQLVRLIQEHQADFLQLINEPVEEGEGNILGQLADAMPQAVTVTPEEGEAIARLEAMGFDRALVVDVFFACNKNEELAANYLLDHMHEFDD; this is translated from the exons ATGGACCAGAAACTCAAGGTAAA CTCAGTAGGCGTCTATGATCAAGCGGCATCCAATCTTGTAGCTGTAACTAACTTGGACGGTACTGTTCAGCAGATACTAGATATGGGTGGAGGAAGCTGGGACCGAGATACTGTTATCCGTGCACTACAGGCTGCATATAATAATCCAGAGCGAGCTGTTGAATACCTCTATTCT GGTATTCCAGAGCAAGCAGAAGTTGCTCCTGTTGCGCAACCTCCTGCTGGTGCCCAGCCTGTGGTCACTTCAATTTATGATACACAGCCAGCTGTACCTTCCGGTGGACCAAATGCTAATCCTTTAGATCTTTTCCCACAG GGTCTCCCAACTATGGGCTCAAATGCAGGTGCTGGAAGCTTGGATTTTCTTCGCAATAGTCAACAG TTCCAAGCCCTGCGAGCTGTCGTGCAAGCCAATCCTCAAATCTTGCAG CCTATGCTTCAAGAGCTTGGAAAGCAAAACCCTCAGCTGGTTCGGCTGATTCAGGAACATCAGGCTGACTTCCTACAGCTAATAAATGAACCTGTTGAGGAGGGGGAAGG GAACATATTAGGGCAACTTGCTGATGCAATGCCACAGGCTGTAACTGTTACACCAGAAGAGGGTGAAGCAATTGCACGT CTCGAGGCAATGGGTTTCGATCGTGCGTTGGTAGTGGATGTATTCTTTGCCTGCAACAAAAATGAGGAGCTTGCGGCCAACTACCTATTAGACCACATGCACGAGTTTGATGACTGA